One genomic region from Onychostoma macrolepis isolate SWU-2019 chromosome 23, ASM1243209v1, whole genome shotgun sequence encodes:
- the tent5ab gene encoding LOW QUALITY PROTEIN: terminal nucleotidyltransferase 5Ab (The sequence of the model RefSeq protein was modified relative to this genomic sequence to represent the inferred CDS: inserted 2 bases in 1 codon), with protein MEENLNNLSVLNWEQVKRLDVILTESIPIHGKWNFPTLEMKPRDIVKVVRCRMEERKIHVREVRLNGSAASHVLHEDSGLGYKDLDLIFCADLKGEVEFQTVKDIVLDSLLDFLPEAVNKEKITPVTLKEAYVQKMVKVCNDSDRWSLISLSNNSGKNVELKFVDSLRRQFEFSVDSFQIRLDSLLLFYECSENPMAETFHPSIVGESVYGDFNIALDHLQRKLICTRNPEEIRGGGLLKYCHLLVRGFRAASEAEMKLLERYMCSRFFIDFSDVAEQRRKLESYLQNHFVGLEDXKYEYLTTLYSVVNESTVCLMGHERRQTLSLITMLAVRVLAEQNVIPNVANVTCYYQPAPYIADGNFSNYYIAQVQPVYACQPAHTFSPWLPCN; from the exons ATGGAAGAGAATCTAAATAACTTGAGCGTGCTGAACTGGGAGCAGGTGAAGCGTCTGGATGTCATCCTTACCGAATCCATCCCCATTCACGGCAAATGGAACTTCCCCACTTTGGAGATGAAGCCACGGGATATCGTCAAAGTCGTGCGATGTCGCATGGAAGAGCGCAAGATTCACGTCCGGGAGGTCCGGCTGAACGGTTCCGCGGCCAGTCACGTTCTCCACGAGGACAGCGGTCTGGGCTACAAGGACTTGGACCTCATATTTTGCGCGGATCTGAAAGGAGAAGTGGAGTTCCAGACCGTCAAGGATATCGTTCTCGACTCCCTCCTGGATTTCCTGCCTGAAGCTGTGAATAAAGAGAAAATCACACCAGTTACATTAAAG GAGGCTTACGTGCAGAAGATGGTGAAAGTTTGTAATGATTCAGACCGCTGGAGTCTAATCTCCCTCTCAAACAACAGCGGGAAGAACGTTGAACTGAAGTTTGTGGATTCCCTGCGGCGTCAGTTTGAGTTCAGCGTTGACTCTTTTCAGATCCGTCTGGACTCCCTCCTCCTCTTCTACGAGTGCTCTGAAAACCCCATGGCTGAGACATTCCACCCCTCCATCGTGGGAGAGAGCGTTTATGGAGACTTCAACATAGCCTTGGACCACCTGCAACGGAAACTGATCTGCACGCGAAATCCAGAAGAGATTCGGGGTGGCGGCTTGCTGAAGTACTGCCACCTGTTGGTGCGAGGTTTCCGCGCGGCTTCGGAAGCCGAGATGAAGCTTCTCGAACGCTACATGTGTTCCCGGTTTTTCATCGACTTCTCAGATGTGGCGGAACAAAGGCGCAAGTTAGAGTCATATCTGCAGAATCACTTTGTGGGATTAGAGGA CAAGTATGAGTACCTGACCACCCTGTACAGTGTCGTCAATGAAAGTACAGTATGCTTGATGGGACACGAAAGGCGACAGACTCTGAGCCTCATCACCATGTTGGCGGTACGTGTTCTGGCGGAGCAGAATGTAATTCCCAATGTGGCTAACGTCACTTGCTATTACCAGCCTGCACCGTACATTGCGGATGGCAACTTTAGCAATTACTACATTGCTCAGGTGCAGCCAGTCTACGCCTGCCAGCCCGCCCACACATTCTCACCATGGTTGCCCTGCAACTGA